In Thioclava sp. GXIMD2076, one DNA window encodes the following:
- the mfd gene encoding transcription-repair coupling factor codes for MTHFVLSGAPEGYDARLLLRELERGQSVVHVARDDRRLEAMRLALGFFAPHVTVLSFPAWDCLPYDRVSPNPEISAARMATLAALQTGVPGPFVLLTTISAAMQKIPARQVLAENSFTAKVGGQLKDEALRGFLTRMGFSPVPTVSEAGEFAVRGGIIDIYPPGEGGPVRLDLWGDVLDGARRFDPATQRTTEKLTRIELAPVSEVILDEPSITRFRQNYRIEFGAGGAEDPLYEAVSAGRKHAGMEHWLGFFHERLETIFDYLPEASVMLDDQTTVLRDTRWEQISDQYDTRREAMTRRDRVDSVYKPAAPKLLYLDDAAWQEALKDRRVIAFQVLSAPPGPGILDAEARIGRSFAPERQQEEVSLFGTLRDHIQARLKFGPVVIASWSEGARERLQGLMEDEGLQIARLITDARQIGPGVNLTVWTLDQGFEAPPKGDDPALTVISEQDVLGDRLIRKPKKKRKAENFLTEAQSLSQGDLVVHVDHGVGRYKGLETVSALGAPLDCVLLEYAGGDRLFLPVVNIELLSRFGHEDGLLDKLGGGAWQAKKARLKERIREIADKLMRIAAERYLRKASILEVPHHEWEAFAARFPYSETDDQLAAIEDVVNDLKSGTPMDRLVVGDVGFGKTEVAMRAAFIAASAGVQVAIIAPTTLLARQHYKTFAERFRGTAINVRPLSRFVSAKEAAATRAGLADGSVDIVIGTHAVLAKAVKFMNLGLLVIDEEQHFGVQHKERLKEMRSDIHVLTLTATPIPRTLQLSLTGVRDLSVIGTPPVDRLAIRTYVSEFDTVTIREALLRERFRGGQSFYVVPRITDLAAIEDFLRNEVPEVTFITAHGQLAAGELDERMNAFYDGKYDVLLATTIVESGLDIPTANTMVIHRADMFGLSQLYQIRGRVGRSKMRAYCYLTTKPRMPLTPQATRRLRLLGSLDSLGAGFNLASQDLDLRGAGNILGEEQSGHIKEVGYELYQSMLEETISKLKSGELGEDVSDGEWSPNINIGVPVTIPESYIPDLDVRLGLYRRLSQVVTKVEMEGFAAELIDRFGPLPKEVNTLLLVIRIKGMCKRAHIGKLDAGPKGVTIQFHNDKFPNPAGLVDYLTTERDLAKLRDNKLMIRRDWTNDADKIKGTFAIARDLAAKVREAEKAKK; via the coding sequence ATGACGCATTTCGTTCTTTCCGGCGCCCCCGAGGGCTATGACGCCAGATTGCTTCTGCGCGAGCTGGAACGGGGTCAGAGCGTCGTGCATGTGGCACGCGATGACCGCAGGCTCGAAGCGATGCGGCTCGCGCTCGGCTTCTTTGCCCCCCATGTCACCGTGTTGAGTTTTCCGGCGTGGGACTGTCTGCCCTATGATCGCGTCTCGCCCAATCCCGAGATTTCCGCGGCGCGGATGGCCACGCTCGCGGCCCTGCAAACGGGAGTTCCGGGACCCTTCGTGCTGCTGACGACAATTTCGGCTGCCATGCAGAAAATTCCTGCACGTCAGGTGCTTGCCGAGAACTCCTTTACCGCCAAGGTGGGTGGGCAGCTCAAGGACGAGGCCCTGCGTGGCTTTCTGACGCGGATGGGGTTCTCGCCGGTGCCGACGGTTTCGGAGGCGGGAGAATTCGCCGTTCGTGGCGGTATCATCGACATCTATCCACCCGGTGAAGGCGGTCCGGTACGGTTGGATCTGTGGGGTGATGTGCTCGATGGGGCGCGCCGGTTTGATCCGGCCACCCAGCGCACGACCGAGAAGTTGACCCGGATCGAACTGGCGCCAGTATCGGAAGTGATCCTCGACGAGCCTTCCATCACCCGTTTCCGCCAGAATTACCGGATCGAATTTGGCGCGGGCGGCGCGGAGGATCCGCTTTACGAGGCGGTCTCGGCAGGGCGCAAACATGCCGGAATGGAGCATTGGCTGGGCTTTTTCCACGAGAGGCTCGAGACGATTTTCGACTATCTTCCAGAGGCTTCGGTCATGCTGGACGACCAGACTACGGTGTTGCGCGACACCCGCTGGGAGCAGATCTCGGACCAGTATGACACCCGCCGCGAGGCGATGACGCGGCGCGATCGGGTGGATAGCGTCTATAAACCGGCCGCGCCCAAACTTCTCTATCTGGATGATGCAGCATGGCAAGAGGCGCTGAAAGACCGGCGCGTGATTGCGTTTCAGGTGCTGTCGGCACCGCCTGGCCCCGGCATTCTGGATGCGGAAGCGCGGATCGGGCGCAGCTTCGCGCCAGAGCGTCAACAGGAAGAAGTGAGCCTTTTCGGGACCTTGCGAGACCATATTCAAGCACGACTGAAATTCGGGCCGGTGGTGATTGCCTCGTGGTCCGAAGGCGCGCGCGAACGCCTGCAGGGGCTGATGGAGGATGAGGGTCTCCAGATTGCACGGCTAATCACCGATGCGCGCCAGATCGGTCCCGGGGTCAACCTGACGGTCTGGACGCTGGATCAGGGATTCGAGGCGCCGCCCAAGGGCGATGATCCGGCGCTGACCGTGATCTCCGAACAGGACGTCCTGGGCGACCGGCTGATCCGAAAACCTAAAAAGAAACGTAAAGCCGAGAACTTCCTGACCGAAGCTCAATCGCTGTCTCAAGGGGATCTGGTGGTCCATGTGGATCATGGGGTCGGGCGTTATAAGGGGCTCGAGACGGTTTCTGCCCTGGGCGCGCCTTTGGATTGTGTGCTTTTGGAATATGCCGGTGGCGACAGGCTGTTCCTTCCGGTGGTCAATATCGAGCTGCTCAGCCGGTTCGGGCATGAGGACGGTCTCCTCGACAAGCTCGGTGGCGGCGCATGGCAGGCCAAGAAAGCGCGGCTGAAAGAGCGTATCCGCGAGATTGCCGACAAGCTGATGCGGATCGCGGCGGAGCGCTATCTGCGCAAGGCCTCCATTCTCGAGGTGCCGCATCACGAATGGGAAGCCTTCGCCGCGCGCTTCCCCTATAGCGAGACCGATGACCAGTTAGCGGCCATCGAGGATGTTGTGAACGACCTGAAATCCGGCACACCGATGGACCGGTTGGTGGTGGGCGATGTGGGCTTTGGCAAGACCGAAGTGGCGATGCGCGCCGCCTTTATCGCGGCCAGTGCGGGCGTGCAGGTGGCGATCATCGCACCCACAACGCTGCTGGCCCGCCAGCACTACAAGACCTTTGCCGAACGGTTCCGCGGCACGGCAATCAATGTCCGGCCCCTGTCGCGCTTTGTCTCGGCCAAGGAGGCTGCAGCCACGCGCGCAGGGCTGGCGGATGGATCGGTCGATATCGTCATCGGCACCCATGCGGTGCTGGCCAAGGCGGTGAAGTTCATGAACCTTGGCCTCCTCGTCATTGACGAAGAACAACATTTTGGCGTTCAGCATAAGGAGCGCCTCAAAGAGATGCGCTCGGATATCCATGTGCTTACGCTGACGGCAACCCCGATCCCGCGCACCCTGCAACTTTCGCTGACCGGAGTCAGGGATCTATCGGTCATCGGAACACCGCCGGTGGACCGTCTGGCAATCCGCACCTATGTCTCGGAATTCGATACGGTGACCATCCGCGAGGCACTGCTGCGCGAGCGTTTCCGTGGCGGGCAAAGCTTCTATGTCGTGCCGCGCATCACCGATCTGGCCGCGATAGAAGACTTCCTGCGCAACGAGGTGCCCGAGGTGACCTTCATCACCGCGCATGGGCAACTGGCGGCGGGTGAACTCGACGAGCGGATGAATGCCTTTTATGACGGTAAATATGATGTCTTGCTGGCCACAACGATCGTTGAATCGGGCCTCGATATCCCGACTGCCAATACGATGGTCATCCACCGCGCCGATATGTTCGGCCTGAGCCAGCTCTACCAGATCCGCGGGCGGGTCGGGCGGTCCAAGATGAGGGCCTATTGCTATCTGACGACCAAGCCGCGCATGCCGCTGACACCGCAGGCGACCAGACGGCTGCGGCTACTGGGCTCGCTCGACAGCCTTGGCGCAGGGTTCAATCTTGCAAGTCAGGATCTGGACTTGCGGGGCGCAGGCAACATCTTGGGTGAAGAGCAATCCGGCCATATCAAGGAAGTGGGCTATGAGCTTTACCAGTCCATGCTCGAGGAAACGATCTCGAAGCTGAAATCGGGCGAGCTGGGCGAGGATGTGTCCGATGGCGAATGGTCGCCCAATATCAATATCGGCGTTCCGGTGACGATCCCCGAGAGCTATATCCCCGATCTGGATGTGCGTCTGGGTCTTTACCGCCGGTTGAGCCAAGTGGTGACCAAGGTCGAGATGGAAGGCTTTGCCGCCGAGCTGATCGACCGGTTTGGGCCGCTCCCCAAGGAGGTGAATACGCTCCTGCTGGTGATCCGCATCAAGGGCATGTGCAAACGGGCCCATATCGGCAAGCTGGATGCCGGACCGAAAGGCGTCACGATCCAGTTCCATAACGATAAGTTCCCCAATCCCGCAGGCTTGGTCGATTATCTTACGACGGAACGTGATTTGGCGAAGCTGCGCGACAACAAGCTGATGATCCGCCGCGACTGGACCAATGACGCCGACAAGATCAAAGGCACATTTGCAATTGCCCGCGATCTGGCAGCCAAGGTGCGCGAGGCCGAGAAGGCGAAGAAATAA
- a CDS encoding DsbA family oxidoreductase: MIALDIFADPVCPFCLIGYERLNRALAERPDHPFRLAWHPFQLNPAMPREGMNRADYLQAKFGQDGAVRMHQQLLDIAAADNLPLDPLKVIRQPNTLDALRLVYWAGLEERGTAVMSGLMTAHWYEGRDIGDLRELIEIAKNAGLDAEMTARLLASDADRDTIATRDAHARERGITAVPTFIVSNTHAISGAQPKELWLQVIDELSGAPDGTVLN; the protein is encoded by the coding sequence ATGATCGCGCTAGATATCTTTGCCGACCCGGTCTGCCCTTTCTGCCTGATCGGCTACGAGCGGCTCAACCGTGCGTTGGCGGAGCGGCCCGATCATCCGTTCCGGCTGGCATGGCACCCCTTCCAGCTGAACCCCGCGATGCCGCGCGAGGGCATGAACCGCGCTGATTACCTGCAGGCCAAATTCGGTCAGGACGGCGCGGTCAGGATGCACCAGCAGCTACTGGATATCGCCGCGGCCGACAATCTGCCGCTCGACCCCCTGAAAGTGATCCGCCAGCCCAATACACTTGATGCGCTGCGTCTGGTCTATTGGGCGGGGCTCGAGGAACGTGGCACGGCAGTGATGTCGGGGCTGATGACCGCCCATTGGTATGAGGGGCGTGATATCGGCGATCTGCGGGAGCTGATAGAAATCGCCAAGAATGCGGGGCTCGATGCGGAGATGACGGCGCGGCTTCTGGCGAGCGATGCCGATCGCGATACCATCGCCACCCGTGACGCCCATGCGCGCGAACGCGGGATCACTGCGGTGCCGACCTTCATTGTCTCAAACACCCACGCCATTTCGGGCGCGCAACCCAAAGAGCTCTGGCTTCAGGTGATCGACGAGCTGTCGGGCGCACCGGATGGCACCGTTCTGAACTGA
- a CDS encoding entericidin, whose translation MKTLVLLGLLMVSLSACNTVAGMGEDVSGGARTVQGWMY comes from the coding sequence ATGAAAACACTCGTTTTGCTTGGCTTGCTGATGGTCTCCCTGAGCGCGTGCAACACGGTTGCGGGCATGGGAGAGGATGTCTCGGGCGGTGCGCGCACGGTTCAGGGCTGGATGTACTGA
- a CDS encoding component of SufBCD complex: MDLSQTLFSLIDMRSFSSIWYWVILAVAWSTASHFIMGVPYDLVTQYRRDTSLAPDLVALGGVNARRLLRFGRARTALTALWWCLTSFLVFSGFYYGAELAQACLFLVVPLSVVMIMAMRNAATLAALATRAEAGQIADLLHRIRFRVQLLGMASIFLTAIWGMLINLLHHSIRLW, from the coding sequence GTGGACCTTAGCCAGACGCTCTTTTCGCTGATCGATATGCGGTCATTTTCCAGTATTTGGTATTGGGTGATCCTTGCTGTCGCGTGGTCTACCGCCTCGCATTTCATCATGGGCGTGCCCTATGATCTGGTTACGCAATATCGGCGCGACACCAGCCTGGCACCCGATCTCGTGGCGCTTGGCGGCGTGAACGCGCGTCGCCTGCTGCGTTTTGGCCGCGCGCGCACGGCGCTTACGGCGCTCTGGTGGTGTCTGACGAGTTTTCTTGTGTTCAGCGGGTTCTATTACGGGGCCGAGCTCGCGCAGGCCTGCCTGTTTTTGGTGGTGCCATTGAGCGTTGTGATGATCATGGCGATGCGTAATGCCGCCACCCTTGCCGCACTGGCAACGCGCGCGGAGGCAGGGCAGATCGCCGATTTGCTGCATCGCATCCGCTTCCGTGTGCAATTGCTTGGAATGGCCTCTATTTTTCTCACCGCCATCTGGGGAATGCTGATCAATCTTCTCCATCACAGCATTCGACTTTGGTGA
- a CDS encoding patatin-like phospholipase family protein, with translation MESRRINLALQGGGAHGAFTWGVLDRLLDEDWLEIAAISGTSAGALNGAALKSGLAQGQGRIGREAAREALAWLWGQVAEGSDLRTDRWMSAFLPYPDTVTRWLDLFTPSFYIENWLRLFSPYDSGPFYINPLERVVRDLEFESVCCKDGPAFYVSATNVRTGKIRVFSGAEVTPDALLASACLPNLFRAIEIEDKATGRHEAYWDGGYTGNPALFPLFEPQYPRDILIVSINPMARDSVPTTPQQIEERITEISFNTSLLRELRAINFARRVIAEKHLPEGTMKDVLIHMIADDETMLSLGQSSKITPSFGMLDRLKTAGQHAADRFLEAHADKIGREPSVNLSELFG, from the coding sequence ATGGAAAGCAGGCGGATCAATCTCGCGCTACAGGGAGGTGGGGCGCATGGCGCCTTCACTTGGGGTGTCCTTGACAGGTTACTGGACGAGGACTGGCTGGAAATCGCCGCCATTTCCGGCACCTCGGCAGGTGCGCTCAACGGGGCCGCGCTGAAATCGGGGCTGGCGCAGGGTCAGGGCCGGATCGGGCGGGAGGCCGCACGCGAGGCGCTGGCATGGCTCTGGGGGCAGGTGGCCGAGGGTAGTGACCTGCGCACCGACCGCTGGATGTCGGCTTTTCTGCCCTATCCCGATACCGTGACGCGTTGGCTCGATCTCTTCACGCCGTCCTTCTACATCGAAAACTGGCTGCGGCTCTTTTCGCCATACGACTCGGGACCATTCTATATCAATCCGTTGGAGCGCGTCGTGCGCGACCTGGAATTCGAGAGTGTATGCTGCAAGGATGGCCCTGCCTTCTATGTCTCGGCCACCAATGTGCGCACCGGCAAGATCCGCGTATTTTCGGGCGCCGAGGTAACGCCCGATGCGCTTCTGGCCTCGGCCTGCCTGCCCAACTTGTTCCGTGCCATCGAGATCGAGGACAAGGCGACGGGGCGGCACGAGGCCTATTGGGATGGCGGCTATACCGGGAATCCCGCGCTATTTCCGCTCTTCGAGCCGCAATATCCGCGGGACATCCTGATCGTGAGCATCAATCCGATGGCGCGCGACAGCGTTCCCACGACGCCGCAACAGATCGAGGAGCGGATCACCGAGATCTCGTTCAACACCTCGCTCCTGCGCGAATTGCGCGCGATCAATTTCGCCCGCCGTGTGATCGCCGAGAAACATCTGCCCGAGGGCACGATGAAGGATGTGCTGATCCATATGATCGCCGATGACGAGACTATGCTCTCGCTCGGGCAGAGCTCGAAGATCACACCGAGCTTCGGGATGCTCGACCGGCTGAAAACCGCAGGCCAGCATGCCGCCGACCGGTTTCTGGAGGCCCATGCCGATAAGATCGGACGCGAGCCCTCCGTCAACCTGTCGGAGCTTTTCGGTTGA
- a CDS encoding 3-hydroxybutyrate dehydrogenase — MSLKGKSAVITGSNSGIGLGVARELARAGANVVLNSFTDRPEDHDLAKSIAQEFGVEARYIKADLSKGAEARGLIEQAGHCDILVNNAGIQHVAPIDEFPVEKWDTIIAIMLNSAFHTTAVALPMMRKAGWGRVVNIASAHGLTASPYKSAYVSAKHGVVGMTKVVALETAKEAITANAICPGYVHTPLVEAQIPDTAKKYNMTEEEAVEKIILDRQPSKQFATVEQIGGTAVFLCSEAAAQITGTTISVDGGWTAL; from the coding sequence ATGAGCCTTAAGGGAAAATCTGCAGTTATTACCGGATCTAATTCGGGAATTGGTCTCGGCGTTGCGCGAGAGCTTGCACGCGCGGGCGCAAATGTTGTTCTGAATTCTTTTACCGACCGGCCCGAGGATCACGATCTCGCGAAAAGCATCGCACAGGAGTTTGGCGTTGAAGCCCGCTATATCAAGGCCGATCTCTCCAAGGGCGCGGAGGCGCGCGGACTGATCGAGCAGGCGGGGCATTGCGACATCCTCGTCAACAATGCCGGCATTCAGCATGTGGCCCCCATCGACGAATTTCCCGTCGAGAAATGGGATACGATCATTGCGATCATGCTCAATTCGGCCTTCCATACCACGGCCGTTGCTCTGCCGATGATGCGCAAGGCGGGTTGGGGACGGGTGGTCAATATCGCCTCGGCCCATGGCCTGACAGCCTCGCCCTATAAATCGGCCTATGTCTCGGCCAAGCACGGCGTTGTGGGCATGACCAAGGTCGTAGCGCTGGAAACCGCGAAAGAGGCGATCACCGCCAATGCGATCTGCCCGGGCTATGTGCATACGCCGCTCGTCGAGGCGCAGATCCCCGACACCGCCAAGAAATACAACATGACCGAGGAAGAGGCGGTCGAGAAGATCATCCTCGACCGGCAGCCCTCGAAACAGTTCGCGACTGTCGAACAGATCGGCGGCACGGCGGTTTTCCTGTGCTCGGAGGCTGCGGCACAGATCACCGGCACCACGATTTCGGTCGATGGGGGCTGGACCGCATTATAA
- a CDS encoding extracellular solute-binding protein: MQNPALRRMLLGAMLAASPLILGHEALAAPQHAIAMTGAPALPDNFDHLPYANPDAPKGGTLKLGEVGTFDSLNPWILLGRPATGITQYVTESLMARSIDEPFTLYGLLAQSVETDEARSYVEYTLRPEAHFSDGKPVTVEDVIWSYKTLGESGHPRYRNAWAKVKEITQTGPRSVRITFNAPDRELALLMGMRPILEKAQWEGKDFEATTDMIPVGSGPYVVDQVSNGKFISFKKDPNWWGKDVNFNHGLWNFSEIRHDYFKDGNVIFEAFKAGDVDAWREASDARWQNSYNFAAAQSGEIVKDEIPNARPSGIDGLVMNTRNPLFKDWRVREALTEVFNFEFINKTLNNGAEPRVTSFFSNSDLGMQEGPATGKVKALLEPFAKDLAPGTMEGNPLPVSDGREMNRKNTRKALKLLSDAGWEVGQDGVLRNPQGQPFRFEILLRQGGGYGSGPYDPQSVVDIYVQALKRVGIEATVTTIDDAQYVQRSRNYQFDMTWYWRALSLSPGNEQMLYWGSNGVEQPGSWNWMGMDSPAAEAMITHMLEATDREDYVAAVRALDRILTEGRYVIPAWYSKTSRLAHKSSLHYPETLPVYGDWPGFMPDTWWYEAKK; encoded by the coding sequence ATGCAGAACCCCGCTCTCAGACGCATGCTTTTGGGCGCTATGCTTGCCGCAAGCCCTTTAATCCTTGGGCATGAGGCGCTTGCAGCACCGCAGCATGCGATCGCCATGACTGGTGCGCCCGCCCTGCCCGATAATTTCGACCATCTTCCCTATGCCAACCCCGATGCACCCAAGGGCGGAACGCTGAAACTGGGTGAGGTTGGCACGTTCGATTCGCTCAACCCGTGGATTCTGCTGGGCCGTCCGGCCACGGGAATCACCCAATATGTGACCGAGTCGCTGATGGCGCGCTCGATTGATGAACCCTTCACCCTCTATGGCCTTCTGGCGCAATCGGTCGAGACTGACGAGGCGCGCAGCTATGTCGAATACACGCTGCGCCCCGAGGCGCATTTCTCGGATGGCAAGCCGGTGACAGTCGAGGATGTGATCTGGTCTTACAAGACGCTCGGCGAAAGCGGACACCCGCGCTACCGCAACGCCTGGGCCAAGGTGAAAGAGATCACCCAGACCGGCCCGCGCTCGGTCCGTATCACGTTTAACGCGCCCGACCGCGAGCTAGCGCTTCTGATGGGGATGCGTCCCATTCTGGAAAAGGCGCAATGGGAGGGCAAGGATTTCGAGGCGACCACCGATATGATCCCCGTGGGCTCGGGCCCCTATGTGGTTGATCAGGTGTCGAACGGCAAATTCATCAGCTTCAAGAAAGACCCCAACTGGTGGGGCAAGGATGTGAATTTCAATCACGGCCTTTGGAATTTTTCTGAGATCCGTCACGATTATTTTAAGGATGGCAATGTGATCTTCGAAGCTTTTAAAGCCGGAGATGTAGATGCGTGGCGCGAGGCCAGCGATGCCCGCTGGCAGAACAGCTATAATTTTGCGGCAGCCCAATCGGGCGAGATCGTCAAGGACGAGATCCCCAATGCCCGCCCCTCCGGCATTGACGGGCTGGTGATGAACACCCGTAATCCGCTCTTCAAGGATTGGCGCGTGCGCGAGGCGCTGACCGAGGTGTTCAATTTCGAGTTCATCAACAAAACACTGAACAATGGCGCCGAACCCCGTGTGACGTCGTTCTTTTCCAATTCCGATCTAGGCATGCAGGAAGGGCCCGCGACCGGCAAGGTGAAGGCGCTGCTTGAACCCTTCGCCAAGGATCTTGCGCCCGGAACGATGGAGGGCAATCCCCTGCCGGTTTCGGATGGCCGCGAAATGAATCGAAAGAACACCCGTAAGGCACTGAAACTCCTTTCGGATGCGGGCTGGGAGGTTGGTCAGGACGGGGTTCTGCGCAACCCGCAGGGCCAGCCCTTCCGCTTCGAGATCCTGCTGCGTCAGGGCGGCGGCTATGGCAGCGGCCCCTATGATCCGCAATCGGTGGTCGATATCTATGTTCAGGCGCTCAAGCGCGTGGGTATCGAGGCCACTGTGACCACGATCGATGACGCGCAATATGTGCAGCGCAGTCGGAACTACCAGTTCGATATGACATGGTATTGGCGCGCGCTCTCGCTCAGCCCAGGCAACGAGCAGATGCTCTATTGGGGCTCGAACGGCGTCGAGCAGCCCGGTAGCTGGAACTGGATGGGCATGGACAGCCCCGCGGCAGAAGCGATGATCACCCATATGCTGGAGGCCACCGATCGCGAGGATTATGTGGCTGCCGTGCGTGCGCTGGACCGGATCCTGACCGAAGGCCGCTATGTGATCCCCGCATGGTATTCCAAGACCTCGAGGCTTGCGCATAAATCCAGCCTTCATTATCCGGAAACCCTGCCGGTTTACGGTGATTGGCCGGGCTTCATGCCCGATACTTGGTGGTATGAGGCGAAAAAATGA
- a CDS encoding multidrug effflux MFS transporter — translation MTHLDHSVAQTARTLSLREFTVMLASLIATVAFSIDAMLPALGDIAAALTPEDVNRAQLVLTSFVFGIGAGTFFVGPISDAFGRRITIAGGIVVYIIGALIAASAQTLEALLFARFIQGLGAAAPRLVPMALVRDMYAGREMAQVTSIIMMIFIIVPALAPSIGAVIIAFSEWRAIFYVFCVFGLIGVSWLFLRQPETLPPERRRPLKFKPLLAGAVEVISDSQVRLFIIIMTLGFAQMFSAVSSAEQLYKAYGVTDRFPLWFALGALMAGSFSFINSRLVVRLGMRRIVSVAYRVQVVISLVMLGLELSGMPQSGWGFAVFFLYFVSVFAMAGITFGNLNALAMQNMGHLAGMAASVITALSTLGSVLIAAPVGLAFNGTVMPLVIATCLCSGLAAILMTRTNNDV, via the coding sequence ATGACTCATCTGGACCACAGCGTTGCCCAGACGGCCCGAACCCTGTCGCTGCGCGAGTTCACCGTCATGCTGGCTTCCCTGATCGCAACCGTCGCGTTTTCGATCGATGCGATGCTCCCTGCCCTCGGCGATATCGCCGCAGCCCTTACCCCCGAGGATGTCAACCGCGCACAACTCGTGCTGACCTCCTTCGTCTTCGGGATCGGTGCAGGCACGTTCTTCGTCGGGCCGATCTCGGATGCGTTCGGGCGCCGGATCACGATCGCGGGCGGGATTGTCGTCTACATCATCGGGGCACTGATCGCGGCCTCCGCGCAAACGCTGGAAGCGCTTCTGTTCGCGCGCTTCATCCAAGGGCTTGGTGCCGCCGCCCCGCGTCTGGTGCCGATGGCATTGGTGCGCGACATGTATGCGGGTCGAGAGATGGCGCAGGTCACCTCGATCATCATGATGATCTTCATCATCGTGCCCGCCCTCGCGCCCTCGATCGGTGCGGTGATCATCGCTTTCTCCGAATGGCGCGCGATCTTCTATGTCTTCTGCGTCTTCGGCCTGATCGGGGTCAGCTGGCTCTTCCTGCGCCAGCCCGAAACCCTGCCCCCCGAGCGTCGCCGCCCGCTGAAATTCAAGCCGCTTCTGGCCGGGGCTGTCGAAGTGATCTCCGACAGTCAGGTGCGCCTCTTCATCATCATCATGACGCTCGGTTTTGCGCAGATGTTCTCGGCGGTCAGTTCGGCCGAGCAGCTCTACAAGGCCTATGGCGTGACCGACCGCTTCCCGCTCTGGTTCGCGCTCGGCGCGCTGATGGCAGGCAGCTTCTCCTTCATCAACTCGCGCCTCGTCGTGCGTCTGGGGATGCGCCGCATCGTGTCGGTGGCTTACCGGGTCCAGGTGGTGATCTCGCTCGTCATGCTGGGGCTCGAGCTTTCCGGCATGCCACAATCGGGTTGGGGCTTTGCGGTGTTCTTCCTCTATTTCGTGTCGGTTTTCGCGATGGCGGGGATTACCTTCGGCAATCTCAACGCGCTGGCTATGCAGAATATGGGCCATCTGGCGGGCATGGCGGCCTCGGTCATCACCGCGCTCTCGACGCTCGGATCAGTGCTGATTGCGGCACCTGTCGGGCTGGCCTTCAACGGCACCGTGATGCCGCTGGTGATTGCGACCTGTCTGTGCTCGGGGCTGGCCGCGATTCTCATGACACGGACCAACAACGACGTGTAA
- the hemB gene encoding porphobilinogen synthase has product MTPLFPSFPHNRMRRLRRTAALRDLVQENRLSVKDLIWPIFITDVEGADVEVPSMPGVFRKTVEGAVRAAEEAAQLGIPALCLFPYTDPSVKTETCEEAWNPENITNRVIREIKKRVPEIAIMTDIALDPYNSLGHDGLVKDGIILNDETVEALVKMALAQAEAGADILGPSDMMDGRIAAMRKAIEDAGYGRDVSILSYSAKFASVYYSPFRDAVGASGALKGDKKTYQMNPANSDEALRLVARDLAEGADMVMVKPGQPYLDVCRRVKDEFGVPTFAYQVSGEYAMAMAAIRNGWLDHDKVMLESLIGFKRAGCDGVLTYFAPAAARALANGG; this is encoded by the coding sequence ATGACACCTCTTTTCCCCTCCTTCCCGCATAACCGCATGCGCAGACTGCGCCGCACGGCTGCGCTGCGCGATCTGGTGCAAGAAAACCGCCTGAGCGTCAAAGACCTCATCTGGCCGATTTTCATTACCGATGTCGAAGGGGCGGATGTCGAGGTGCCCTCCATGCCCGGTGTCTTCCGCAAGACCGTCGAGGGGGCTGTGCGCGCCGCCGAGGAAGCCGCCCAGCTGGGCATTCCGGCGCTCTGTCTCTTTCCCTATACCGATCCTTCGGTGAAGACCGAGACCTGCGAAGAGGCGTGGAACCCCGAGAATATCACCAACCGCGTGATCCGCGAGATCAAGAAGCGCGTCCCCGAGATCGCGATCATGACCGATATCGCGCTCGATCCCTATAATTCGCTCGGCCATGACGGGCTGGTGAAAGACGGGATCATCCTCAACGACGAAACCGTTGAGGCGCTTGTGAAAATGGCTCTTGCGCAGGCCGAGGCCGGGGCTGATATCCTCGGGCCTTCGGATATGATGGATGGCCGTATCGCCGCGATGCGCAAGGCGATCGAGGATGCGGGCTATGGCCGCGATGTCTCGATCCTGAGCTATTCGGCGAAATTCGCCAGCGTCTATTACAGCCCCTTCCGCGACGCGGTTGGTGCCTCCGGCGCGCTCAAGGGCGACAAGAAAACCTATCAGATGAATCCGGCAAACTCCGATGAGGCGCTGCGACTGGTCGCCCGCGATCTGGCCGAAGGCGCCGATATGGTGATGGTCAAGCCGGGGCAGCCCTATCTTGATGTCTGCCGCCGTGTGAAAGACGAGTTCGGTGTGCCGACCTTCGCCTATCAGGTTTCGGGCGAATACGCGATGGCGATGGCTGCAATCCGCAATGGCTGGCTCGATCATGACAAAGTGATGCTTGAAAGCCTGATCGGGTTCAAACGTGCGGGATGTGACGGGGTGCTGACCTATTTCGCACCGGCGGCTGCCCGCGCATTGGCCAATGGCGGCTGA